The DNA sequence TTACTTAACCCTCCCATTAATCCATGAAGTAAAATTAAAGGATGACCTTTTCCTTTTTTTATGTGAGGAAATTTTTTTTTTTTATTTTCAATAATATGAAACATAATATCATGATTATTTTATTTTTGATCTGTTTTAAAATTTATTTTATATTGTCTTTGAACAATAAAATAAGCTTCTTTAGCTGCCATTTCTTCTGATTTTTTTTTCGAAGAACCTGTTCCTTGAGTTTGAATTCCACATTCTGATATTGTAAATTCAGATAAATAAATAATTTTTCTTTGATTTTGATCTTCTCTAAAAGTTTTGAAATTTATAAAAAATTTATTTTTTTGAGACCATTCTAGAATCCATACTTTATAACTGAATATTTCATTTTGCAACTTTTCAATATTTACATGAGGATGTAATATTTTTTTGTATACAAAATTTTCACATTTTTGATATCCTCCATCTAAAAAAATAAAACCTATTAAAGCTTCAAGTGTATTTCCAAGTATATTTTCAGATATCATAGATTTATCAAAAAAAATATCTGAAATAGTTAATTTTCTAGAAATTTTATTTAGATTTCTTCTACATACGATTTTAGATCGTATCTGAGTTAGCTCTCCTTCTTTTTTTTCAGGAAATTTTTCACACAAAAAATATGATATTATAGAATTTAATATAGCATCTCCTAAAAATTCTAATCTTTGAAAATTAAGAGAATAATTTTGATTGAAATTTCTTTTTTTTGTATAAAAACTATATATAAAAACTTCTTTTAAAAATTTTGTATTTTTTGGACAAAATCCTAATATTTTTATTAAAATTCCAACTAAAACAGAAGAGTCATTTTTTTCAAAAAAAATTCTATTTTCAGATAACATTTATTTTCTTAAATAAAATACAAACATTATGTCCTCCAAAACCAAAAGTATTACATATACTAATTTTTACTTCCTTTTTTATTGCTTTATTTGGTGTTAAATTAATTTTTGGATCGATATTTTTATCTATATGAAATAAATTAATGGTTGGAGGAATAATTCCTTTTTTTAAAGGAAGAATAGAAGCAACAGCTTCTATTGCTCCAGCTGCACCTAATAAATGTCCTGTCATAGATTTTGTAGAATTAATATTAATATTATATATATTTTCATGAAATACTTTTTGTATTGCTTTTATTTCTGCAAGATCTCCTAATTTAGTAGATGTTCCATGAGAATTAATATGATCAACTTCTTTACATCTAACTCCTGCATCTTTAATAGCGGATTTCATAGCTAAAATAATTCCTATTCCTTCTGGATGAGGAGCTGTCATATGATAAGCATCTCCAGACATGCCTACTCCTCCTATTTCTGCATATATATTGGCTCCTCTTTTTTTAGCATGAAGATATTCTTCAAGAACAAGACATCCAGCTCCTTCTCCTAATACAAATCCATCTCTATTTTCGTCAAAAGGACGTGATGCAGTTTGATAATCTACATTTCTTGTAGATAATGCATGTAAAGCATTAAATCCTCCTATTCCACTTTGTGTGATAGCAGCTTCAGATCCTCCAGTAACGATGATGTCGGCTTTTCCCAAACATATTAAATGATAAGCATCTACAATTGCATTAGAAGATGATGCACAAGAAGATACCGTAGCATAATTTGGGCCATGAAATCCATGATTTATAGAAATCAAACCAGCAGTAATATCTATAAGCATTTTTGGAATGAAGAATGGGCTAAATTTAGGATATTTTCCTCCATGTACATAATCGGAAATAGACTCTTCTAAATTTAATAGTCCTCCAATTCCAGATCCCCAAATCACTCCTATTCTTTCTCTCTTTTCTTTTGAAAAATTTATTTTACTATTTTTAATTGCTTCTTCAGAAGCAACAATTCCATATTGTGCACAAGGATCTAATTTTCGTATTTCTTTTTTATTAAAAAAAATACTTGAATCATAATTTTTTAACTCACAAGCAAATTTAGTTTTATATTTTTTAGTATCGAAATAAGTAATAGGAGCACAACCATTTTTTCCATGAACAAGAGAATTCCAATATTCCTCCACAGTATTTCCTATAGGGGTAATAGTCCCAATACCAGTTACTACTACCTTTTTTTTAATTAGTTTCTCCATAATAATATCTATCTATTATTCATACGTAACATAAAAATAATATCTATATAATAATATCTAATTCAGTTTTTATTTTGAATTTTTTTTCTCCATCAAAAGATTTTCTATAGCCTGCACGGCTTCACCTACTGTTGTTATTTTTTCAGCTTTTTCATCTGAAATACTAATATTAAATTCTTTCTCAAACTCCATAATGAGTTCTACTATATCTAGGGAATCTGCTCCTAAATCATTAGTAAAACTCGCATTAGGAGTTATCTCGCTTTCTTCTACACTTAATTTTTCTACAATAAGAGCATTGACTTTAGATGCAATATCAGACATAGATTCATAATTTTTTTATGATACAAAATTAGTAAACTTTTGTAAATCATACATAAATTTGCTTTATACACATACAATAAATAGTACACAATATATGATCTCTTTTTCTATAAAAAAATATGGAATTTTAAATTCTTCATTCAATTGGCAACTGACGCCATATGCGCTACAAAAAATTATTATTCGAAAAAAAATGGGAATAGAAACGAATTCAGGAGTTTTAACTATAAATACAGGTTCTTTCACTGGAAGATCACCAGAAGATCGATTTATTGTAAAAGATAAGATTACAGAACAAAAAATTTGGTGGGATGAAAAAAATAATCAATCTTTTGATTCAGGAAAATTTGATTGTTTATATCAAAAAGTAACCCGATATTTATCGGGAAAAACGATATATGTTCGAGATGGATATCTTTGTTCTGACAAACGTTATCAATTAAATGTTCGTTCGATTAGTGAATATCCATGGTCTGATTTATTTATTCATAATTTATTTTTAAGATTTCAAAAACTGGAAAAAATTTTACCAGATTGGTTATTATTCTGTGCTCCAGGATTTAAAGCAAATCCCATAGAAGATGGAACACGAAATAAAAATTTTTCTATCTTAAATTTTTCTAAAAAAATAATTCTAATTGGAGGATCCGGATATACAGGAGAAATTAAAAAATCTATATTTTCTGTTCTAAATTTTATACTTCCTAATAAAAATGTTTTTCCTATGCATTGTGCCGCAAATGTAGGAATAAAAAAAAAAGATACGGCTATTTTTTTTGGATTATCCGGAACAGGAAAAACTACAATTTCTAATGATATCAATAGAAATTTAGTTGGAGATGATGAACATGGATGGACCTATGATAATATAGTCTTCAACTTTGAAGGAGGATGTTATGCTAAAATATTGGGAATTTCTAGAAAAAATGAGCCAATGATTTATCATGCTATAAAAAAAGGAGCCATGTTGGAAAATGTTTCTTTCAAAAAAAAAACTAGAGAAGTAGATTTTTTAAATGATACTATAACTCAAAATATAAGAATAAGCTATCCCATTTATTTCATAAAAAATATTGAAAAAAAACTATTGTCTTCTAATATAAAAAACATTTTTTTCCTAACATATGATGCTTTTGGAGTTCTTCCGCCTATAGCTAAACTGAATAAAGCACAATCTTACTATTATTTTTTATTAGGATATACATCTAAAGTAGCAGGTACTGAATTGAATATTCAAAACCCAAAATCAACTTTTTCTTTTTGTTTTGGAGCTCCATTTATGCCTTTGCATCCCGTTCAATATACAAAAATGTTTATGAAAAAATTAGAAAATACTGAAATAAATGTCTGGATGGTAAATACAGGATCGATATCAGGAGAAGATTTCTATAGAGAAAGAATTAAACTAGATGATACACGTAGAATAATACAAAATGTTTTAAACGGTTTTTTATTAAAAGTTCCTTATGAGAAATATCCTATTTTTAATTTCAAAATTCCAAAGCATTGTCCAGGAGTATCTTCTAATATTTTGAATCCAAAAAATTCATGGAAAAATGAAAAAATATATAAAAATCAGGTCAAAATACTTGCAAAAAAATTTATTCAACATTTTGATAAATATAGAAAATATATAGACAAAAATATTTTATATGGAGA is a window from the Blattabacterium cuenoti STAT genome containing:
- a CDS encoding ribonuclease III family protein, encoding MLSENRIFFEKNDSSVLVGILIKILGFCPKNTKFLKEVFIYSFYTKKRNFNQNYSLNFQRLEFLGDAILNSIISYFLCEKFPEKKEGELTQIRSKIVCRRNLNKISRKLTISDIFFDKSMISENILGNTLEALIGFIFLDGGYQKCENFVYKKILHPHVNIEKLQNEIFSYKVWILEWSQKNKFFINFKTFREDQNQRKIIYLSEFTISECGIQTQGTGSSKKKSEEMAAKEAYFIVQRQYKINFKTDQK
- the fabF gene encoding beta-ketoacyl-ACP synthase II, whose product is MEKLIKKKVVVTGIGTITPIGNTVEEYWNSLVHGKNGCAPITYFDTKKYKTKFACELKNYDSSIFFNKKEIRKLDPCAQYGIVASEEAIKNSKINFSKEKRERIGVIWGSGIGGLLNLEESISDYVHGGKYPKFSPFFIPKMLIDITAGLISINHGFHGPNYATVSSCASSSNAIVDAYHLICLGKADIIVTGGSEAAITQSGIGGFNALHALSTRNVDYQTASRPFDENRDGFVLGEGAGCLVLEEYLHAKKRGANIYAEIGGVGMSGDAYHMTAPHPEGIGIILAMKSAIKDAGVRCKEVDHINSHGTSTKLGDLAEIKAIQKVFHENIYNININSTKSMTGHLLGAAGAIEAVASILPLKKGIIPPTINLFHIDKNIDPKINLTPNKAIKKEVKISICNTFGFGGHNVCILFKKINVI
- a CDS encoding acyl carrier protein, yielding MSDIASKVNALIVEKLSVEESEITPNASFTNDLGADSLDIVELIMEFEKEFNISISDEKAEKITTVGEAVQAIENLLMEKKNSK
- a CDS encoding phosphoenolpyruvate carboxykinase (ATP) translates to MISFSIKKYGILNSSFNWQLTPYALQKIIIRKKMGIETNSGVLTINTGSFTGRSPEDRFIVKDKITEQKIWWDEKNNQSFDSGKFDCLYQKVTRYLSGKTIYVRDGYLCSDKRYQLNVRSISEYPWSDLFIHNLFLRFQKLEKILPDWLLFCAPGFKANPIEDGTRNKNFSILNFSKKIILIGGSGYTGEIKKSIFSVLNFILPNKNVFPMHCAANVGIKKKDTAIFFGLSGTGKTTISNDINRNLVGDDEHGWTYDNIVFNFEGGCYAKILGISRKNEPMIYHAIKKGAMLENVSFKKKTREVDFLNDTITQNIRISYPIYFIKNIEKKLLSSNIKNIFFLTYDAFGVLPPIAKLNKAQSYYYFLLGYTSKVAGTELNIQNPKSTFSFCFGAPFMPLHPVQYTKMFMKKLENTEINVWMVNTGSISGEDFYRERIKLDDTRRIIQNVLNGFLLKVPYEKYPIFNFKIPKHCPGVSSNILNPKNSWKNEKIYKNQVKILAKKFIQHFDKYRKYIDKNILYGEPILE